The following proteins are encoded in a genomic region of Brachionichthys hirsutus isolate HB-005 chromosome 14, CSIRO-AGI_Bhir_v1, whole genome shotgun sequence:
- the znf438 gene encoding zinc finger protein 438 yields the protein MKSVQFRNIAPKAPAVVPSPSPALPEATIASCPKSIIVPTQNYALMQIAGHDGTFSLVALPPSLSSQTPQQQTQSIQKNLKLPIPRYQPVRSKGLTDKVIPPPLGARVKAASTIGVTAQTKSVVCGSSTVMKQQQEPKDSKEAPVPKEEPSENVILASSDISISALLPDNAVLYPGSKLECTPDGSERPPTTGLIHNLQFSPAAVKGSPGKSLVDSNTAVKLCQPKPASAQPQSSITVLSPAIFSKALQIIPSPPKGKLAILPYSKIKSTFIPATKLSSASPEKAVSPQTRLTSLLPPTSKSFETAESVAHKRQTQERTKLMPLQKPPNKKRGRKRKTAEDILTFEARKKRSLSFFRRRVLEKSLAVVPGSRQKEVDISKKYRSIRPKPVLLMETVPQLMSLPAISPDGQEQEIVLGQQLPTAATTKVQDGTPQPAPVTLHLRASSHSRVFIGSRPLHRCPTCSRCFQFKHHLQNHMNSHTNTRPYICPVCRKAYAHSGSLSTHTKLHHSDMHPRRSLGCEFCEKAFGYVGVYFSHLREVHKVLLTVEPSVSHHEADVSGDGRASSPEPLEEQDREDPVELQIKCGRCQAITPTFADMKMHLMYVHGEEVKVRLHDSQHPRSGREAENELVKHAAHYWRQLNEKRNMVKCGNCNEEFFSFSKLKRHMMSHRHGPRQDNGAAQSPLDGVGSRGLLAAGAAFNCVLCSTQLDTKEGVMEHWMSRHHCEQPGLLWDALSSYSGQEEGEAGDLDSPAPSPRCPS from the exons ATGAAGAGCGTTCAGTTCCGGAACATCGCCCCTAAGGCTCCCGCCGTGGTGCCATCCCCCTCCCCTGCCCTCCCTGAGGCTACCATCGCCTCTTGCCCCAAGTCAATCATTGTGCCCACCCAAAACTATGCACTGATGCAGATAGCTGGTCACGATGGAACCTTCTCTCTGGTTGCGctgcctccttctctctcctctcagacGCCACAGCAACAAACGCAGTCAATTCAAAAGAACCTCAAGCTGCCCATTCCCAGATACCAACCGGTGAGGAGTAAGGGCTTGACGGATAAGGTCATTCCACCACCACTAGGTGCCAGGGTAAAAGCAGCCTCCACGATTGGAGTGACAGCTCAGACCAAGTCAGTGGTATGTGGGTCATCAACAGTGATGAAGCAACAACAGGAGCCCAAGGACTCGAAGGAAGCCCCAGTACCCAAAGAGGAGCCTTCAGAAAATGTCATTCTGGCCTCTTCTGACATTTCTATCAGTGCCCTACTCCCAGATAATGCTGTCCTTTATCCCGGCTCTAAATTAGAGTGTACACCGGATGGCTCAGAAAGACCTCCTACGACTGGCCTTATTCACAACCTACAATTTTCCCCTGCTGCTGTCAAAGGTTCCCCAGGCAAATCATTAGTAGACAGTAATACTGCAGTGAAGTTGTGCCAACCTAAGCCTGCCTCAGCCCAGCCCCAAAGCAGCATCACTGTCCTGTCCCCAGCTATCTTCAGCAAAGCACTCCAGATTATTCCATCTCCACCCAAGGGTAAACTGGCCATCCTACCCTACTCTAAAATCAAGAGCACCTTCATCCCAGCCACCAAGCTCAGCAGTGCTTCACCAGAGAAGGCTGTCTCTCCCCAAACGAGACTAACAAGCCTCTTACCGCCTACATCCAAGTCCTTTGAGACAGCGGAGTCTGTGGCTCACAAACGTCAAACCCAGGAAAGGACCAAACTCATGCCTCTTCAGAAACCCCCCAACaagaagagggggaggaaaagaaagacggCGGAAGACATTTTGACTTTTGAGGCCAGAAAGAAGAGGTCCTTATCTTTCTTTCGAAGAAGGGTCCTCGAAAAATCACTAGCAGTTGTTCCAGGCTCCAGGCAAAAAGAAGTTGATATTTCAAAAAAGTACCGGAGCATCCGACCCAAGCCAGTGTTGCTAATGGAGACAGTTCCTCAACTGATGAGTTTGCCTGCAATTTCCCCTGATGGCCAAGAACAGGAGATTGTGCTTGGTCAGCAGCTTCCCACAGCAGCCACAACCAAGGTCCAGGACGGTACTCCCCAACCAGCGCCAGTGACCCTTCACCTGAGAGCTTCTTCCCATTCAAGAGTGTTCATCGGCAGCCGTCCGCTCCACCGCTGCCCTACCTGCAGCCGATGTTTCCAGTTCAAGCATCACCTCCAGAACCACATGAACAGTCACACCAACACTCGTCCCTACATCTGTCCAGTCTGCCGCAAAGCATACGCTCACTCCGGAAGCCTGAGCACACACACGAAACTCCATCACTCCGACATGCACCCACGCCGGTCCCTGGGCTGCGAGTTCTGTGAGAAGGCCTTTGGATACGTGGGGGTTTACTTCAGTCATTTGAGAGAGGTCCATAAGGTGCTGCTGACTGTGGAGCCGTCCGTCAGCCATCATGAGGCCGATGTCTCTGGGGATGG CAGGGCCAGCTCCCCGGAGCCATTAGAAGAGCAGGATCGTGAAGACCCAGTGGAACTACAGATTAAATGCGGCCGCTGCCAGGCCATCACGCCAACATTTGCTGACATGAAAATGCACCTGATGTATGTGCACGGGGAGGAGGTCAAAGTTCGACTTCATGACAGCCAGCACCCGCGAAGTGGCCGCGAGGCTGAGAATGAGCTGGTGAAACACGCTGCCCACTACTGGCGGCAGCTCAACGAGAAGCGCAACATGGTCAAATGTGGCAACTGCAACGAGGAGTTCTTCTCCTTCTCAAAGCTGAAGAGGCACATGATGTCCCACCGGCACGGACCACGGCAAGACAACGGCGCAGCTCAGTCACCGCTGGATGGCGTTGGAAGCCGCGGTCTCCTTGCAGCGGGTGCAGCCTTCAACTGTGTGCTCTGCAGCACGCAGTTGGACACGAAAGAGGGGGTTATGGAGCACTGGATGAGTCGCCACCACTGCGAGCAGCCCGGTCTTCTGTGGGATGCCCTGAGCTCGTACTCGGGTCAAGAAGAGGGTGAGGCCGGGGATCTGGACAGTCCTGCTCCGAGCCCCCGCTGTCCTTCCTAG